In Pannonibacter sp. XCT-53, the sequence GCGCAGGCTTTCGGCAATCGGTCCTTGCGGATGGTAATAGGTCAGGGGCATCGGCTGGCCGGTCACCGGCGAGCCGTCCGGCGCGGCGATCCGCATGGCCCCGTGAATGGTCGTGCCATGGCTCAGGATGCGGAACTGCCCCTCTTCCATGGTCTCGATCTTGTGCACGCCGAAGAACGACCGCTCGAAGGTCTGGCCGCCGCGGATCCGCTGCAGCGTGTCGAGCATCCCGAACAGCACGACCAGGGCCGCCGCCACCATGATCGGACGGCGATAGAGCAGCAGGGTGGCGCAGGCCGCGCCGAGGAAGCCGCCATAGACCCAGTCAGCCGGTTCCCGCGCCCCGCCGTCCGTGGCAACAAGCAGCGCGCCGATGGCAAGGGCACCGAGGGCCAGAACGGGACCGGCCTGCAGCAGCAGGAGCTTGCGGCCGGCCTTCCAGACCTCCGGCAGCGCCAGAACCGCGACGACGACGAGAACGGGATACTCCAGCACCCGGTCGAAGACCTGTGGCGCGACCAGGCCGCAGAACAGCCCGCCCAGCACCCCGCCGACACTCATCCAGAGATAGAAGTCCGTCAGCCGGTCCGCAGCCGGCCTCAGCTGGTAGAGCTGATGATGGCAGACCAGCGTCGCCAGGAAGAAGAAGGTCACGTGCACCAGCAGCATGACGACGAAGAGCCCCTCCCCGACCACGGAGAAGACCACAAGGGCCGCCGCGAAGATCGGCAGGACCCGCTCGATCAGCGCCATCGGCATGAGCGGCCGGTCGCGGAAGAGGAGCACGAAGGTCAGGAGGAACAGGGCCAGCGGCATCACCCACAGGAAGGGCGCGGCCGCCACATCGGTCGAGATGTGGGCGGTCACCGCCACCATCAGGCCGGACGGAATGAAGGCCAGTGCGACCCAGGCCGCGATCCGGGTGGCGGCAGGCCGGGGCGAGAGCGCCCGGCTGGCCTGGGCTGTGCCTGCAGCGCGCACCGCCGGAGCGCCCCAGATCGCGGCCGCCGACGCCACGATCAGGACGATCAGCAGGCCGAAGCCGAGCGACCAGCTCTCCGCCTGGGCGCGGACGCTGAGCAGCGGCTCGATCGCCACCGGATAGAGCAGCAGCGCGGCAAAGGATCCGAGATTGGACGCGCCATAGAGGAAGTAGGGGTCGGCCGCATGGGGGTGGCCCGAGCGCGAGAACCACGCCTGCAGCAGGGGGCCATTGCCGGCAACGGCAAAGAACGGCAGGCCGACGGAGAGCAGGAAGACGCCGATCAGCCACACCGCCTGCCCCTCGGCCGGCGGCGTCCCGAGCTGGCTTGTGACGGCAATCGGCAGGGCCAGCAGCGTCACGGCCAGGAGCAGCACATGCACGACTGCCGCCGTGCGCGGGGTCAGGCGGGTGGTGAGCACATGCGCATAGGCATAGCCGGCCAGCAGCAGCGACTGGAAGACGACCATCGCGATCGACCACACTGCCGGCGAGCCACCGAGCTGCGGCAGCACCATCTTGGTAAACATCGGCTGGATTGCGAACAGCAGGAAGGCCGACGTGAAGATCGCCGCCAGAAAGGGCAGGAGCAGCCGCATTCCGTAGCTGGATGCCCTGTATCGCATCGTCTCTTCCCCAACGTTCTGCGCGTCCATCCGACATGTCTCCCTGCTGAATTACATGCGTAGATTTGACACGACCGAGACAACAGACCGTTAAGCTGACGCCGCGTTCGTCTCGTCTGGCATGCGGCAGCAACGTCCGGCGCGACGGATCATGCTCCATCGCCCCTGCGCGGGCCCGGCCGCCACGGCTCCGCCTCCCCGCCCCGGTCGTCTGTGTCCCGTCTCCCGTCTCCTGTCTCCTGTCTCCCGTCGCCTGCCTCCCGGAGCCGCCCTCCGGAACCGCCCTCCGGCACCGGCAGCGGCCGCCCGTGGCGCCGCCGGTCCGGAGGATGCGGGTTGTTCAGGAGGTTTGCGCCCGCGCCCGTTGACATTCGCGCCGCAAGAGCCAAGGACAGGAGCAGCGGCGGGGACCGCGGGCGCCAGGACGGTGGCAGCCGGAGGACGGGATGGGACTTGAGTGGACCGACGAGGGCGTGCTCCTCTCGACCCGGGCGCAAGGCGAGAGCAGTGCGGTCATCGAGGTCATGACCCGCGATCACGGCCGGCATCTCGGCCTGGTGCGCGGCGGCCGGTCGCGCCGTCTGGCGCCGCTGCTGCAGCCAGGCAACTCGCTGCAGGTCACCTGGCGCGCCCGCCTTGCCGACCAGCTCGGCGTGATGACGGTCGAGGCGCTGACCTTGCGCGCCGGCCTGCTGCTCGGCGACCCGATCGGCCTTTACGGTCTGCAGCATCTGGCAGCCCTGGCCCGGCTCTTGCCCGAGCGCGTCGCCCATGCCGGCGCGCACGAGGCACTGACCCTCGTGCTCGACCACCTGGGCGAGCCGCTCATCGTCGCCCCCCTCATCGTCCGCTTCGAGCTGGAGCTTCTGGCCGAGCTCGGCTTCGGCCTCGACCTCGGTCGCTGTGCCGCCACCGGCCAGACCCACGACCTCGCCTATGTCTCGCCGAAGTCGGGCCGGGCCGTCAGCCGGGATGCGGGTGCCCCCTACCGGGAGCGGCTCTTGCCGCTGCCGTCCTTCCTCGTGGCCGGCGAGCGGCAGCCCGGATCGGAGATCAATTTCCGCGATGTCGCAAATGGTCTGAAACTGACCCGGTTCTTTCTCGACAGGGACGTGTTGTCTCCGCGCGGCCTGTCGCTCGACCAGACCCGCGAGGGGCTGACAGGCGCCCTCGCCCGCGCCTTTGCCCAGGCCGGTCTCGAAGGCCTGCCCGATCCGCTCGCCTGAGCCTCAAACACGGGGAAAAGCCGCTGGTTTCTGCGGTTTTTCGCCGGTCGAAATTGTCTGCCCCCGCCATCCGGAGTAAGTCTCACGCATGGGAAAAGAGCTGATTCCGCCAAGTGGCATCGAAGGCGTCAACCTGCGCGAGGCGCTCGAGGAGCGTTACCTCGCCTATGCGCTGTCCACCATCATGCACCGGGCCCTGCCCGATGTCCGCGATGGATTGAAGCCGGTTCACCGGCGCCTTCTCTATGCGATGCGCCTTCTGAAGCTGGACCCGGGAGCGGGGTTCAAGAAGTGCGCGCGCGTCGTCGGCGACGTGATCGGCAAGTACCATCCGCATGGCGATCAGGCCGTCTACGACGCGCTTGTGCGTCTTGCCCAGGACTTCGCGCAGCGCTACCCGCTGGTCGACGGCCAGGGCAACTTCGGCAACATCGACGGCGACAACGCTGCGGCCATGCGCTACACGGAAGCCCGGCTGACGGACACGGCCAAGCGGCTTCTCGATGGTCTCGACGAGGATTCCGTCGATTTCAGAGAGACTTACGACGGCGAAGACCGTGAGCCGATTGTCCTGCCCGGCGGCTTTCCCAACCTTCTCGGCAATGGCTCATCCGGCATCGCCGTCGGCATGGCCACCTCGATCCCGCCGCACAACGCGCATGAGCTGTGCCTTGCGGCCCAGCACCTGATCCAGCATCCGGAGGCCGAGACCCGCGACCTGCTCGCCTATCTCAAGGGCCCGGACTTTCCCACCGGCGGCATTCTCGTCGACGATCCGAAGGGCCTGCTCGAGGCCTATGAGACCGGCCGCGGCAGCTTCCGCATCCGGGCGCGCTGGTCGGTCGAGGACCTTGGCCGCGGCCAGTGGGTCGTGGTGGTCACCGAGATCCCCTACCAGGTGCAGAAGTCGCGGCTGATCGAGAAGATCGCCGAACTGCTGACCGCCAAGAAGCTGCCGCTCCTCGACGACATCCGCGATGAGTCCGCCGAGGACGTGCGGATCGTTCTGGTGCCGCGCTCACGCAACGT encodes:
- a CDS encoding spermidine synthase, with the protein product MRYRASSYGMRLLLPFLAAIFTSAFLLFAIQPMFTKMVLPQLGGSPAVWSIAMVVFQSLLLAGYAYAHVLTTRLTPRTAAVVHVLLLAVTLLALPIAVTSQLGTPPAEGQAVWLIGVFLLSVGLPFFAVAGNGPLLQAWFSRSGHPHAADPYFLYGASNLGSFAALLLYPVAIEPLLSVRAQAESWSLGFGLLIVLIVASAAAIWGAPAVRAAGTAQASRALSPRPAATRIAAWVALAFIPSGLMVAVTAHISTDVAAAPFLWVMPLALFLLTFVLLFRDRPLMPMALIERVLPIFAAALVVFSVVGEGLFVVMLLVHVTFFFLATLVCHHQLYQLRPAADRLTDFYLWMSVGGVLGGLFCGLVAPQVFDRVLEYPVLVVVAVLALPEVWKAGRKLLLLQAGPVLALGALAIGALLVATDGGAREPADWVYGGFLGAACATLLLYRRPIMVAAALVVLFGMLDTLQRIRGGQTFERSFFGVHKIETMEEGQFRILSHGTTIHGAMRIAAPDGSPVTGQPMPLTYYHPQGPIAESLRAVPVRDGGRRVGVVGLGTGAHACNGETGDQWSFFEIDPTVIGIATDPSRFRFLSECAPAARLVLGDARLTLADEAPSSLDYLLVDAFSSDSIPVHLMTRQALALYMERLAPGGIVALHVSNRHMELESVLATLARELGLAARIKHFRPTLEESGLAKPFPTNVVVLARKAEDLGPLDAAAGWRALTDRNTDAWTDDFSNIVTAIWRRYTAEP
- the recO gene encoding DNA repair protein RecO, which translates into the protein MGLEWTDEGVLLSTRAQGESSAVIEVMTRDHGRHLGLVRGGRSRRLAPLLQPGNSLQVTWRARLADQLGVMTVEALTLRAGLLLGDPIGLYGLQHLAALARLLPERVAHAGAHEALTLVLDHLGEPLIVAPLIVRFELELLAELGFGLDLGRCAATGQTHDLAYVSPKSGRAVSRDAGAPYRERLLPLPSFLVAGERQPGSEINFRDVANGLKLTRFFLDRDVLSPRGLSLDQTREGLTGALARAFAQAGLEGLPDPLA